The Methanosarcina acetivorans C2A genome includes the window CACGCTGGACAGGTAGACATCGACCATTGAGGCAAGGATATCCCGGAAAGCTTCTATTGAGTCTATGACCTGGATGGTATGGTCGTAAATATCCCTCAGATAAATCTGCGTCGCTTCCGTGATAAGCTCGGACTCTACTTTCTGGAGGCCGTTAATAAGTTCCCTGAGGGGCCAGACTGATTTGCGAAGGAGAATCATATCTCTTCTGTATTTCTGGATTATTTTCAGGGTATCGGGGTCCGGGTCTCTGACGAGTTCGTCTTCAAGATCCTCTATTTTTTCCCCGAAATGTTCGAGAATCAGAAAATAATTGTCGATTATAGCGTCAATAAGGCCGTAGGCAAGGTAGTCCACCCCACCCTTTCGCAGGCGAGAAGCGGGATTTTTGAGCCTTTCCCTGAGAAGATCAAAAACGTCTCCTTCCCTTTCCTGAAAAGACAGGATATAGTTGGGCCCGATAATGATGCTCACCTGGTCGATAACAATTTCTTCGTTTTCCGTATCGAGGAGCATCATTTTTAAGACAGTGTAGATGTAGGAATCGTAGTCTTCCATCTTGGGGCGCTGCCCCGCGTTGAGTATGTCCTCGAGAGTCAGGGGGTGGATCTTAAAACAGCTCCCGAGTTTTTCTATAACCTCAATCCTGTCGAGCCCGTCAACATTTATCCATAATTTCATTCCGGGCTGGTTTTTGAGGGCCTGGCACTCATCTATGGTCTGCAGTTCTTTTTCTATCAGTTCCTCGTCGTTATAGATCCAGACCCGAATTGTGACTTTTTCTGCCTTTTTTTCTCCTACATGCACAAGAGTTCCGGGGGCAAGCCCGACTTTTGACTGTTTCCTTCTGAAAGTTCCCGATTTCACGGCTCTGCCTCACCTTTGAACAAAAAATAAACACTTAAGTTAATGGAAATTTCATCAATTTAAGCTCTGTGCCTGGTCTTTTTTTGAATACGATTATTCGGCTTTTGAAGCAAATTGGATTATTTTCAGTGTAAGGTGGCTCTTAACTTAAAAGCGAGTTATTTAAATGTTTGTAGTTAAATATAATTATATATATCACAGTATAATATGTACTAGATTTTTTCCAAAATTAGGGGAAATTGGAAAGATTTTCAGTTTAAAGCTAAAGTATAGGGGTATTAATATGGTTGGAACAGAAATTACGGATAGTCTGTATGCTATGTTTGACCAGTTCATAGCTTTTATTCCTACATTGGTAGCCATAATTATTCTTATTATTGTAGGAATAATATTGGGAAAGTTTCTCGGAAAGATCGGTGCGAAAATACTGGACAAAATAGGACTTGATGATCTGGTTGACAAAACCGTGATAGGTGGAATGATAAAACGAGGACAGATGAGTACGGTAGGCTTTTTTGATGCAGTCATCCGCTGGTTCGTCTACATCATCTTCGCTTTAATCATTCTGGATATTCTGAACATCGGGGTTGTGAATAATTTCGTTGATCTCGTAATATTCTACATCCCGCTTGTAATCTCTGCTCTCATTGTCCTGCTTATAGGTTTGCTGATTGTGGACTTCATTAGCGACCTGCTCAAGAATCTACTTATTTCGACCGGAGTAGATGAGAAACTTGAACAGACAACTTTTGGAGCTTCGATTAAATCCGGGGGGTTGACAGCTTCAGGCATTGTGGCTGGAATTTTCAGAATATTTGGGTATCTGATTTTCCTGACGGCTGCGTCTGATATCCTGCGGTTAAATATGATTAGCATTCTGTTGATAGATATTACTCAATACTTGCCACGTGTCATCATAGCTATCCTGATTCTGGTGATAGGAATTCTTTCTATAGACATAGTAATGGACTACCTGAGTAATACTGTCAAGGGCATGGAGATAGAAGGAGCAGATATCATTCTTCCTCTCCTCAGAGGTTTCCTGCTTCTTATTGTGATTCTGGTTGCTCTGGATACGATGCTAATTGATACCAGTATTCTCTACCTGTTCTTCGGACCGCTGGCATGGGGAATTGCATTTGTGGTGGCATTCAAATACGGAGTCAAAGACGCTATTGTTGCGTATGCCAGAGAAAGGAAGTAATTGCTTCCTTTCATTTTTCTTTAAATGACTGGCTCCTGCTTTTATTTGATTTATATATAAAATGAGTATTGTATCTATCTAATACAGGCTCATCTTCAACTTTAGAAGGCTATTTTTTAGATACAAACAAAAAATAATAATTCTTTTATCTCTCTTCTGCTTTTTCCTGAAATTGAGAGATTTTATTGAGAAAAAGGCTGTAACCGTTTTTCGAAAAGGGCTGATTGAAAGAATAGAGAGTTTTAAACCCGGGTATGAATGATGAAGGGGCTTTTCTTACGGGAAAATCTGGTAAAAATTTTAATCTCAGGCTGATTTATTAGAGGACTTTTATTATTATAAGATTTAAACAAATTTTTATAAAAATGCAGTCTTTCTTTGTAATATAATATTAATAAGAAAATACAAATACTCTTTGTATGATATATAAAATTGGAAGTCATACATATTCACACGAAATAAAACTTCAGCCAGACAAAAACGGGGGTATAGATCTGATAGAGAATGGATACAGGGTCTGCTGAAGGGAAAAATCGGGGGGAATTTGGATTAGATCGGGATTTACCAGTTTAACTTGTGCTTTTATTAGTTTGCTATTATTAAGCGCAGCTACCTGTACCGGTTCGGCACAGGATGACGGGACAACCACCATACTGGACTTGATAGGGGAAAATGGAAATTTCACTATCATCTCAGGTTTCTTCAATAACAGCAGCCTCAATACTACCCTTGCCGGGGAAGAACCTTATACGGTGTTTGTTCCGACGGACGCCGCTTTTGAGAATGTGTCGAGAACCACACTTGAGGGCCTAAAAGAAGACCCTGCCGCCCTTGAACAGGTGCTTCTTTATCACGTCACAAACGGGACTCTGATGGCAGAAGACCTGGTTAACGTAAGCAACGTCACAACCCTTCAGGGAAGCGACCTGCCTGTCAATGCCACTGAAGAAGGGGTATTCGTAGGAGACGCAAAGGTCATAGTTCCAGACATCAATGCCAGCAACGGAGTAGTTCATGCAATAGATGCAGTACTTATCCCGCCTGAAGAAAAGGGACAAAATCTGACAGTACTCTATAACGATACTGTAAACCTGACTGAAGGAAATGTCGTGTTCAGGCCGGATACTGTCAATAATTATACAATAGACAATCTCACAGACTTCGGAGCTCTATATGCAACGGGACTCAACTTTAACGCTGCCTTAGCACAGAACATGACCGGAAATGTGACTAACATGACCAACGTGTCATTTGTGCTTAAGAGCATGGAAGGGGTCGAGAACAATAACACTACCGGAGAGAGGTGGTTTATCTACATCAACGGCGAACCGGCTGAAGAAAACTTAGGACTGAACCCTGTAAGTGCCGGGGATAAACTCAGCTTCTGGTATACAACAGAAGCTGGTGGAGAAGCCAGTGCAACCTATGTAGCTAACATTACCATCGCTGTAGAAGAAGGGATGGAACCTGAGCCGGAACAAAACTTTACAGTACTCTATAATGATACCGTGAACCTGGCTGAAGGAAACTTCACCTTCATGCCGGCAAATGCCACTCAGCCCTATACAATAGGCAACCTCACGGACTTCGGAGCTCTATATGCAACGGGACTCGATTTGAACGTGTCTTTAATGCAGAACATGACTGAAGGAAACATGACCGGAAATGCAACCGAAAACATGACCGGAAATGCAACCGAAAACATGACTGATGGAAACATGACCGGAAATGCAACCGAAAACATGACCGGAAATGCAACCGAAAACATGACTGATGGAAACATGACCGGAAATGCAACCGAAAACATGACCGGAAATGCAACCGAAAACATGACTGATGGAAACATGACCGGAAATGCAACCGAAAACATGACTGACGGAAATGCAACCGAAAACATGACTGAAGGAAACATGACCGGAAATGTAACCGAAAACATGACTGACAACATGACTAACGTGTCATTTGTGCTTGAGGGCATAGAGGGAATCGAGAACAATAATACTACCGGAGAGATGTGGTTCCTCTGCATCAACGGAGAGCCAGCTGAAGCAGACTTCGGAATGAACCCTGTAAGTGCCGGGGACAATCTCAGCTTCTGGTACACAACAGAGGAAGGTGGAGAAGCCGCAATCGAGAATGCAACCTACGTGGTTAACATCACTGTTAACGAAATGATGGCAAGAGAAACCATCATCCAGGCAGCACAGAACCAGACGAGATTAACTACGTTTGTAAACGCAACGAAGGCTGCAAACCTGACGCAGGCCCTGAACGAAACCGGCCCGTTTACGGTCTTTGTTCCGAGCAACGAAGCCTTCGATCAGCTGCCTGCACAAACACGTGATCAGCTTATGAACAATACCACCCTGCTAAGGAAAGTTCTTTCCTATCATGTGGCCAGCGGAGAGTATACCCGTGAACAGCTTGCCAGCATGGATGCCGTTGATAATATTCAGGGCGGCACGCTCGACATCAATATGGTAGGGGACAATATCACAATACAAAACTCGACTATCGAGCAGATAATCATTGTGAAAAATGGAGTTATCTACATAATCGATAAAGTGATCATCCCTCCGGACAGCGGGATTCCTTCCGATGGAAACCAGACCGATGGAAACCAGACCGATGGAAACCAGACTGACGGAAATCAGACCGATGGAAATCAGACCGATGGAAATCTGACTGACGGAAACCAGACTGAAGATCTGGGAGGAGATTGGTACTTCTTCTCAGTCCCCTTCGAAGCCAACAATACAAGCGTTGATTATCTGCTTTCGGATGTGAACTATAGCTCACTGATTTACTACAACGCTTCAACCAAACTCTTCGAAGACGTCTCAAACATTGAACCTCTGAAGGGCTACTGGATCAATGTCCCCAACGGAACCGAGTTCAATGCTGAAGATCAGTTTGCTTCCGTTGAGAAAAAGCTGGTTACCGTTCCGCCGAGCCTGCAGACCTATCAGGGTTGGAACGCGCTGGGTTCACCTGTAAACGAGACTGTCTCTGCACAAACTGCGTTTGCATCCATTAACGACACGTATGCAAAAGTTGTCGGGCCCTGGGTGCCGGGCAATAACACTACGGGTTACTACCAGTATGTCGCATACAACGACCTTAACGGGACCCTGGAAGAAAACCAGTTAGGTGCGGACGAATTAGAAGTCGAACCTTATCAGGGTTACTGGGTCTTTGTGAAAGAGGAAAGCCTGTATGCTTGAGGAGGTCACCTGAAATAAGTGTAGAAATAAGTGTATGGATAAACTTAAGAGACCCGTAAAAACCACTAAAAAAGAGTAAAAATTAGTAAAACCGGAAAACACAAGAAAACCAAAAAAACAGGAAAAAACCCTTAGGAAAAAAGTATTTACAAGAGAAAAAGGAAGCTTCAATTATGGAACTTCTTTTTTACTCAAATCTCTTTTTACCTGAATTTACTTCTTATTTTAATTATTTTTCCCTTGTCCAGCTGACTTTTTATTCGTTCAAGAGGCTTCAATTCACTTTTAAAGAGCTTTCTTTGAACTTCTTTAATTTCTTAATTTTTAAAATCAATATTTATATAAAGCTTCCTGCCAATGGTTGAGCGCATGCTAATCCTGGATAATCTTAACAATATTTCGAATACTACTCTTAAAGCAAACATTTCTAACTTTGACGGATTATTAAATACGGCTTTCACATGGTTTTCGGACAACCTCGGTACGCTGATCTTTATAGTGTTCATAGGCATGGGCACCATCCTTGTTGCAAGGACCGTAAACCACCTTATGGAAAGTTACTTCAAAAAGGCAAGCAGCAAGCTGAGGATGGATATCACTGCTTTTCGGATGTTCAGGCATATTACGGTTGCAGCAATCTATTTTCTCGGGCTGATTGTTATTATATTCAGCATCCCTGACCTTCGCAGCCTCTCTGTAGCCCTCTTTACCGGGGCAGGGCTTGCCGGTATCATTATAGGTTTTGCAGCCCAGAGCACGCTGAGCAACATTATTGCAGGTATTTCTCTAACTATCTTCCAACCTTTTAGGGTTGGAGACCGACTGAACATTATGAATGAATACGGAAAGGTTGCTGACCTCAACCTCAGACATACGGTAATCATAAC containing:
- a CDS encoding mechanosensitive ion channel family protein, translated to MVGTEITDSLYAMFDQFIAFIPTLVAIIILIIVGIILGKFLGKIGAKILDKIGLDDLVDKTVIGGMIKRGQMSTVGFFDAVIRWFVYIIFALIILDILNIGVVNNFVDLVIFYIPLVISALIVLLIGLLIVDFISDLLKNLLISTGVDEKLEQTTFGASIKSGGLTASGIVAGIFRIFGYLIFLTAASDILRLNMISILLIDITQYLPRVIIAILILVIGILSIDIVMDYLSNTVKGMEIEGADIILPLLRGFLLLIVILVALDTMLIDTSILYLFFGPLAWGIAFVVAFKYGVKDAIVAYARERK
- a CDS encoding fasciclin domain-containing protein, which gives rise to MLLLSAATCTGSAQDDGTTTILDLIGENGNFTIISGFFNNSSLNTTLAGEEPYTVFVPTDAAFENVSRTTLEGLKEDPAALEQVLLYHVTNGTLMAEDLVNVSNVTTLQGSDLPVNATEEGVFVGDAKVIVPDINASNGVVHAIDAVLIPPEEKGQNLTVLYNDTVNLTEGNVVFRPDTVNNYTIDNLTDFGALYATGLNFNAALAQNMTGNVTNMTNVSFVLKSMEGVENNNTTGERWFIYINGEPAEENLGLNPVSAGDKLSFWYTTEAGGEASATYVANITIAVEEGMEPEPEQNFTVLYNDTVNLAEGNFTFMPANATQPYTIGNLTDFGALYATGLDLNVSLMQNMTEGNMTGNATENMTGNATENMTDGNMTGNATENMTGNATENMTDGNMTGNATENMTGNATENMTDGNMTGNATENMTDGNATENMTEGNMTGNVTENMTDNMTNVSFVLEGIEGIENNNTTGEMWFLCINGEPAEADFGMNPVSAGDNLSFWYTTEEGGEAAIENATYVVNITVNEMMARETIIQAAQNQTRLTTFVNATKAANLTQALNETGPFTVFVPSNEAFDQLPAQTRDQLMNNTTLLRKVLSYHVASGEYTREQLASMDAVDNIQGGTLDINMVGDNITIQNSTIEQIIIVKNGVIYIIDKVIIPPDSGIPSDGNQTDGNQTDGNQTDGNQTDGNQTDGNLTDGNQTEDLGGDWYFFSVPFEANNTSVDYLLSDVNYSSLIYYNASTKLFEDVSNIEPLKGYWINVPNGTEFNAEDQFASVEKKLVTVPPSLQTYQGWNALGSPVNETVSAQTAFASINDTYAKVVGPWVPGNNTTGYYQYVAYNDLNGTLEENQLGADELEVEPYQGYWVFVKEESLYA
- the corA gene encoding magnesium/cobalt transporter CorA, coding for MKSGTFRRKQSKVGLAPGTLVHVGEKKAEKVTIRVWIYNDEELIEKELQTIDECQALKNQPGMKLWINVDGLDRIEVIEKLGSCFKIHPLTLEDILNAGQRPKMEDYDSYIYTVLKMMLLDTENEEIVIDQVSIIIGPNYILSFQEREGDVFDLLRERLKNPASRLRKGGVDYLAYGLIDAIIDNYFLILEHFGEKIEDLEDELVRDPDPDTLKIIQKYRRDMILLRKSVWPLRELINGLQKVESELITEATQIYLRDIYDHTIQVIDSIEAFRDILASMVDVYLSSVSNRMNDIMKVLTIIATIFIPLTFIAGVYGMNFDYMPELRWHWGYPVVMLSMMLLGISMFFYFKKKRWI